One window of the Zygotorulaspora mrakii chromosome 6, complete sequence genome contains the following:
- the PAP2 gene encoding non-canonical poly(A) polymerase PAP2 (similar to Saccharomyces cerevisiae TRF5 (YNL299W) and PAP2 (YOL115W); ancestral locus Anc_3.58) yields MRRSDLGKSIDGQKKNKSAVHSRDNKKTRRMRKSSLSKAQKNFQVFNDVDNHVNKYENLTVDSSESEILDKKHHISDDILIIDEEDNDDGYDDYDGHYDSPRDVPTVLISSDGEIESSNEPVPRLGSVDGNALAANDDFIALSNSSEEEQTMAEKENDEGIQEAQMETNKMSNPHLRTLNSDYPWILNHDHSRQKEIADWLTMEIKDFVGYISPNKNEIETRNRTISKIRQAIKQLWPDADLNVFGSYATDLYLPGSDIDCVVISKNSDKENRNSLYSLASHLKKKKLASRVEVIAKARVPIIKFVEPESQIHIDVSFERTNGIEAARLIREWLDDTPGLRELVLIVKQFLHSRRLNNVHTGGLGGFSIICLVFAFLHLHPRIITNEVDPMDNLGVLLIDFFELYGKNFAYDDVSISVSDGKPTYIPKSDWKDLNTRGTFTLAIQDPGDPSNNISRGSFNLRDIKKSFAGAFYLLTNRCFELDMATFKDRLGKSILGDVIKYRGKARDFNDERNLVINKAIEENERYHKKRSRIVHEEVFIDPSGDEAVDQAIDEEEDMYHIEEPPTKKRKRDKQKEKGKHKKRSKTASPTPNVVIDNNGSSDSKRESSKAPPKDDNPKNSVESLMGLPTDDEDDDDGDGYNPLEAEEKTTTKTNNDTNDDDDQDGESSLKKYTVDAQTRRDYWLGKSNAMSSNST; encoded by the coding sequence ATGAGAAGAAGTGACTTAGGAAAGAGTATCGATGggcagaagaaaaataagtCGGCAGTGCATAGCAGAgacaacaaaaaaacaagaagaatgaGAAAATCCTCTTTGAGCAAAgcacagaaaaattttcaagtatTCAATGACGTCGATAATCATGTTAACAAGTACGAAAACCTTACGGTCGACTCCAGTGAATCTGAAATACTGGACAAAAAGCATCATATTTCCGACGATATTTTGATCATCGATGAAGAGGACAATGATGATGGATATGACGATTACGATGGCCATTACGATAGTCCCCGAGATGTGCCCACAGTGTTAATATCATCTGACGGTGAGATTGAATCTTCAAATGAGCCGGTTCCTAGGCTTGGTAGTGTTGATGGCAATGCTTTAGCTGCCAATGATGATTTTATTGCATTATCTAATAGCTCCGAAGAAGAGCAAACAATGGCAGAGAAAGAGAATGATGAGGGAATACAAGAAGCTCAGATGGAGACCAATAAAATGTCAAATCCACACTTAAGGACTCTAAATTCAGATTATCCCTGGATTTTAAATCATGATCATTCAAGACAGAAAGAAATAGCAGACTGGTTAACAATGGAAATTAAAGACTTTGTTGGTTATATCTCACCAAATAAGAATGAAATCGAAACTCGTAACAGGACGATTAGTAAAATTCGCCAGGCTATTAAACAGTTATGGCCAGATGCGGATTTGAATGTATTTGGGTCATATGCAACAGATTTATATTTGCCCGGCTCTGATATTGATTGCGTTGTCATTAGTAAAAATAGCGACAAAGAAAATCGAAATAGCCTGTATTCTTTAGCTAGTCACctaaaaaagaagaaattagCTTCTAGAGTGGAAGTTATCGCGAAGGCAAGAGTTCctatcatcaaatttgttgaaCCTGAATCGCAGATCCATATCGatgtttcttttgagaGAACAAATGGAATTGAAGCCGCTAGACTAATAAGAGAGTGGCTGGATGACACACCTGGGTTAAGAGAACTCGTTCTTATAGTCAAGCAATTTTTACATTCAAGAAGATTAAATAATGTTCACACTGGTGGTTTAGGTGGATTTAGCATAATATGCCTCgtttttgcatttttgcATTTACATCCAAGAATAATAACAAATGAAGTTGACCCGATGGACAATTTAGGTGTTTTATTAATTGacttttttgaactttATGGAAAGAATTTTGCTTATGATGATGTTAGTATCAGTGTGAGTGATGGTAAACCTACGTATATACCAAAAAGCGACTGGAAAGATCTCAACACTAGAGGAACATTCACATTAGCCATTCAAGATCCTGGTGACCCTTCCAATAATATCAGTAGAGGTTCATTCAACTTACGAGATATAAAGAAATCCTTCGCAGGTGCGTTCTATTTGTTAACTAACAGATGCTTTGAATTGGATATGGCTACTTTTAAGGATAGATTGGGTAAAAGTATTTTAGGAGACGTCATAAAATATAGAGGGAAAGCAAGagatttcaatgatgaaagaaatCTTGTTATCAACAAAGCTATTGAGGAAAACGAACGATACCATAAGAAACGCAGCAGGATTGTTCATGAAGAAGTATTCATAGATCCAAGTGGTGATGAGGCAGTAGATCAAGCTAtagacgaagaagaagatatgTATCACATTGAAGAACCTCCTACCAAAAAACGCAAGAGGGATAAACAGAAAGAGAAAGGTAAACACAAGAAAAGGAGTAAAACTGCATCTCCCACTCCTAACGTGGTCATTGATAATAATGGGTCCTCGGATTCCAAACGGGAGTCGAGCAAGGCACCTCCTAAGGATGATAACCCGAAGAACAGTGTCGAATCTCTAATGGGGCTCCCTactgatgatgaagatgacgatgatggCGACGGATACAACCCCTTGGAGGCTGAAGAAAAgacaacaacaaaaacaaataatgatacaaacgatgatgatgatcaaGATGGCGAAtcatcattaaaaaaatacacCGTAGATGCCCAGACCAGAAGGGACTACTGGCTCGGTAAAAGTAACGCAATGTCTAGCAACAGTACATAA
- the PTH4 gene encoding Pth4p (similar to Saccharomyces cerevisiae YOL114C; ancestral locus Anc_3.59), translating into MWHTKGIERFVQFVRFSSSNGARKVAIQWLKYLSVDTVPLKLFTIRYDRSSGPGGQNVNKVNSKCTLTLSNFSKCSWLPNEVRQQLIEKPVRYYAKRSDSLVVQSDETRSRDANKHVCLMKLVTEIRNSCWFPGEIDQTTVKKWENIKKNADRKRIRQKKISSEKKKLRSKLDF; encoded by the coding sequence ATGTGGCATACAAAGGGTATTGAACGCTTTGTACAGTTTGTTAGGTTTTCATCGTCGAATGGTGCAAGAAAAGTAGCTATACAATGGCTAAAGTATTTAAGTGTGGATACCGTTCCGTTGAAGTTGTTCACTATCAGGTATGATAGATCCAGTGGACCCGGTGGGCAAAATGTCAACAAGGTCAACAGTAAATGCACTTTGACTCTGAgcaatttttccaaatgtTCGTGGTTGCCAAATGAAGTGCGACAGCAGCTGATCGAGAAACCTGTTAGGTACTACGCCAAGCGCAGCGACTCGCTAGTTGTTCAGTCAGACGAGACAAGATCAAGAGACGCAAACAAACACGTATGTTTGATGAAGCTGGTTACTGAAATCAGAAATAGCTGTTGGTTTCCCGGCGAGATCGATCAGACAACTGTGAAGAAGTGGGAGAATATAAAGAAGAATGCTGACCGGAAAAGAATACgccaaaaaaagattagcagtgaaaagaaaaaacttcGAAGTAAACTCGATTTCTGA
- the CLA4 gene encoding serine/threonine protein kinase CLA4 (similar to Saccharomyces cerevisiae CLA4 (YNL298W) and SKM1 (YOL113W); ancestral locus Anc_3.60) produces the protein MSLSAAANKISDNDFQNIGPAPRPPGMMKSQASGYNQTKPITRFNTNTPPRQGNTRSVSQPTMYFKKRAGWISCKDDGLLSFLWQKRYMVLNDSYLILYKNDKVAEDPVLQIPLTSIVSVSRTQLKQNCFELVRSNERVSSSSNSIASSGSGSSSGGTDSSSRKTIYISPKTEQELHNWLDSIFVKCPLLSGVSSPTNFTHKVHVGFDPETGSFVGMPSNWEKLLKHSRITGEDWNNDSAAVIQVLQFYQEYNGISNNNNNKSNISLANGNKAQSHIQSQSLNNNNSDNNINTINSDTIKPLNYKNSNSNPKDFKVTGNSGTKSAGFSSQRSTPLSASSENANASSKPSITPLYTKTSSPQHSKVYQQQHQHSHMQQSMNAQSPTGTLYNKKAAAPRDYYNQHIQQQPQQYKPQQQRQQSSGQVNPHRPQHNMVNPYALNKPSIPSTVSQVTIPKVSNLDTQNQNVTLSKLQPQRAAPQPPISNPNFKKEGLSGNVVNNASNQQRQPHPVAQHPTQPLRQAPKKPEADSKKDVAVTKQRKQTKPSMSNAEIMAKLKSVTFNNDPSSYFNMIEKAGQGASGSVYLAQRIELPCTQEDSDSNTLDEPPQIGDKVAIKQMVLSKQPRKELIVNEILVMKDSRHKNIVNFLEAYLKTEDDLWVVMEFMEGGSLTDIIENSPTNGSEHSPMTEPQIAYIVRETCQGLQFLHDKNIIHRDIKSDNVLLDTRARVKITDFGFCAKLTDKRSKRATMVGTPYWMAPEVVKQREYDEKVDVWSLGIMTIEMLEGEPPYLNEDPLKALYLIATNGTPKLKSPESLSLEIKRFLSVCLCVDVRYRASTEELLHHTFFSMACESQDLTPLLDWKR, from the coding sequence ATGTCACTTTCTGCAGCCGCAAATAAGATATCGGATAACGACTTCCAGAATATTGGGCCTGCTCCAAGACCACCtggaatgatgaaaagtcAGGCTTCTGGGTATAACCAGACCAAACCTATAACGCGATTCAATACAAATACTCCCCCTCGACAAGGAAATACGCGTTCAGTGTCCCAACCCACGatgtatttcaaaaaacgaGCAGGCTGGATATCCTGCAAGGATGACGGACTGCTATCATTCTTGTGGCAGAAAAGATATATGGTTTTGAACGATTCTTATTTGATATTgtataaaaatgataaagtTGCTGAAGATCCGGTTTTACAAATACCACTGACAAGTATTGTAAGTGTTAGCAGAACGCAGCTGAAACAGAACTGTTTTGAACTGGTGCGCTCTAATGAGCGAGTttcgtcatcttcaaaCTCTATAGCATCATCGGGTTCTGGAAGCTCGAGTGGTGGCACTGATTCAAGTTCAAGAAAAACCATATATATATCGCCAAAGACAGAGCAAGAACTGCATAATTGGCTGGATTCCATCTTTGTCAAATGTCCTTTGTTAAGCGGTGTCTCATCGCCCACAAATTTTACTCATAAAGTTCATGTGGGTTTCGATCCAGAAACCGGTAGCTTTGTTGGTATGCCTTCTAATTGggaaaaattgttgaaacaTTCCAGAATTACTGGTGAAGACTGGAATAATGATTCTGCTGCTGTCATTCaagttttgcaattttACCAGGAGTACAATGGGATatcaaataataataacaataaaagTAATATAAGTCTGGCGAACGGAAATAAGGCTCAATCTCACATTCAAAGTCAGTCTTTGAACAACAATAATAGtgataataatatcaatacCATTAATAGCGATACTATCAAGCCGTTGAACTACAAAAACTCCAATTCAAATCCCAAAGATTTTAAAGTTACCGGAAACTCTGGTACTAAATCTGCCGGTTTTTCCTCTCAAAGATCTACGCCTCTATCAGCAAGTTCAGAAAATGCAAATGCATCATCAAAACCTTCAATCACTCCTCTGTATACAAAAACATCATCACCACAGCACTCAAAGGTTTATCAACAACAGCATCAACACTCGCATATGCAGCAATCAATGAACGCACAATCACCTACGGGAACTTTGTACAATAAAAAAGCAGCAGCTCCTCGCGACTATTATAACCAGCACATCCAACAGCAACCGCAGCAGTATAAGCCGCAGCAACAGAGACAACAGTCAAGCGGACAGGTAAATCCTCACAGACCTCAGCATAATATGGTGAACCCGTATGCGCTCAACAAACCCTCGATACCATCTACGGTCTCCCAGGTAACCATACCAAAGGTGTCGAATTTGGATAcccaaaatcaaaatgttACATTATCAAAATTGCAACCTCAAAGAGCCGCTCCACAGCCTCCGATATCAAACCCCAATTTTAAAAAGGAAGGACTAAGCGGGAATGTTGTTAATAACGCTTCAAATCAACAACGTCAGCCTCACCCAGTGGCCCAACACCCTACCCAACCATTGAGACAAGCCCCAAAGAAACCGGAAGCTGATTCCAAGAAGGATGTTGCTGTGACAAAGCAGAGGAAGCAGACAAAGCCATCTATGTCCAATGCAGAAATAATGGCGAAGCTGAAGAGTGTGACATTCAATAATGATCCATCGtcatatttcaatatgATCGAGAAAGCAGGTCAAGGTGCCAGTGGCTCCGTTTACTTGGCGcaaagaattgaattgCCTTGCACACAAGAAGACTCAGATTCAAACACACTTGATGAACCACCTCAAATCGGAGATAAAGTCGCCATTAAACAAATGGTACTCTCAAAGCAACCTCGTAAAGAACTGATTGTCAATGAAATATTGGTCATGAAGGATTCGCGTCATAAGAATATTGTCAACTTTTTGGAAGCATATTTAAAAACAGAAGATGATCTTTGGGTTGTTATGGAGTTTATGGAGGGCGGTTCTTTAACCGACATTATAGAAAACAGTCCCACGAATGGTAGTGAACATTCGCCAATGACAGAGCCTCAAATTGCATATATTGTCCGCGAAACCTGTCAAGGTCTACAATTTTTACACGATAAAAACATCATTCATAGAGATATCAAATCAGATAATGTGTTATTAGATACAAGAGCAAGAGTTAAGATTACtgattttggattttgtgCCAAATTGACGGACAAGAGAAGTAAAAGGGCAACCATGGTTGGTACGCCATACTGGATGGCACCAGAAGTAGTCAAGCAACGCgaatatgatgaaaaagtgGATGTATGGTCATTAGGTATTATGACCATCGAAATGCTTGAAGGAGAGCCGCCttatttgaatgaagatCCTTTGAAAGCTTTATATTTAATAGCAACAAACGGAACTccgaaattgaaaagtccAGAATCTTTATCTCTTGAAATTAAGAGATTCTTAAGTGTGTGCCTCTGTGTGGACGTTAGATATAGGGCCTCCACGGAAGAGCTTTTACATCATACTTTTTTCAGCATGGCTTGTGAGTCACAAGATCTGACGCCCTTATTAGATTGGAAAAGATAA
- the MON2 gene encoding Mon2p (similar to Saccharomyces cerevisiae MON2 (YNL297C); ancestral locus Anc_3.61) → MSVVNKEFNAFWKQLYSELQSLSSEAKKRNNAIRQASDKSIEILKTVHSYDELSQHPDFVVPFILSCSSNNAKFTTISMQCLQGLASTPCLPQDKLSDVLDGFIDATQLALEIKLKVLQVLPIFFKNYSQYVFGPLCAKLLRCCSNLLHSPNKSSMVVGTASATLQQLIDEIFERVLSEDSALEEGDYSVLVGNNESIKVNAYRFDANRLFSDLCSSFDITDSQEHGIDESFLDTKNLPVTYGLEILESILQNGKGIFLKFTDMQFLLRIKTVPFLLRCISSGKHFSIVLRSFRCINLLMNEDYLLVLELEMEVILSLLIHALSIDSDSSLWKKALSLEIFANVAQNFNLLAEVFMTYDNFPDKKHVITNLLNELLRLLSDEDVKNCLCESDVIEKLDQPIISAEVLPLKIQYIHMLDKSNAPSVNIIYIIWLILTIPNEMSDGLSVATLKFSQSADELSSADHLERLTIVYQGIFSGLFEIHCKFLFSTSLDTPLFHSLIRAFQKLAHAAGMLSLSKELNRCLDLFSQAIVTNGITNNPMHLETSQQSTIFNTLSGSLVGPTSSDKVSSEFQFRRIFPPRNINQRQVSLFRALISLSVSLGPALDSENWSYILKTWQWISYYVYGPSADIMEEFYAQDVPPSPSMTKNEILSVENSIVKLYESTTSYGSTAFKAILEQLISECQCSLFPREMNDDVDASSNKTTACRQIEGCACNRLFYITQIGELAIYNSSRFFTDQKNKETALMAVNYLIELVANRDLPNLTIRLYAAKTFTDIIRKVCFEVGSIEDQDLRVARFHILESVILDSILNCINALKELDVTKNTIHNGVLKAESEILLQLLSALKDILNEFGDIINTSWSAVFMIVNSPFEWLKKDLNDVLVEDESDSSLVNGILQKYKEMIQVSYDVFKLISDDFLQSLPIQIIKIVIDTLLNFVMQELNLNISFSSISQFWLVGDYLRQRKDQPLISNEEKEFLHDIESGRLEEIISSHDAGAYKMYNGLWLYLLKKLIECSEDKRIEVKNGAVQTFFRIVDSHGAFFPDWNLIFLEVIKPLLTNKWSVRDQTSDAEFWNHTFEGLVDLYPSHFTDFSEDGAGTEQWRMLLDFIESYVGSGSTDVAYVAIVNYHTLLKSMLDMAYLPKEVLDKVMDIWSRYNIVYGDLTDNTFAKRSNYDCVQEFIASFPHLYKLIMKYEGVTVEFLEKILSLFNSAVRYPLLPENIRDKIKPSSLQLAVLTGLSTFAQSENGNIEVLILFQLSAIMALPFETKEKIEKKLLPKLPVSSRSRIPSFEAVSFSAFKLLKERLEAERNWAFLTERASIKIMNNLSNVISRKPFFEVVKDSEEPIWIMVSRCFRDISLKMFSVSSTLRAIDQSRRDFCDIFVGVAASILKRIDAIADKKTGSLDAIEYAHYREILLKKEIIQYLDKTQIDNFLTAIWECSFLYEFSEVENEILDLSESLSSLASKLSQFEFADVAGSTTETPILSKYQCSIACLKDLISFAIIPGSEYEEIRRSCSPYLVCRLAFALRRYISNESLVRRAPIPKVRKIELEILLVGLHDILEPTNENTKSTDEAILTALKVLHPLILRTIPLSHKLDVLQKDVLELSLGFTRLISKSDI, encoded by the coding sequence ATGTCTGTCGTTAACAAAGAGTTCAACGCTTTCTGGAAGCAATTATATAGTGAATTGCAGTCGTTGTCGTCAGAAGCCAAGAAAAGGAACAATGCTATAAGACAGGCAAGCGATAAGTCGATAGAGATATTGAAAACTGTACATAGTTATGATGAACTTTCGCAACATCCCGATTTTGTGGTGCCATTCATATTATCATGCTCATCAAACAATGCTAAATTCACTACTATTTCGATGCAGTGTCTGCAGGGGTTAGCGTCGACGCCTTGTTTGCCGCAGGATAAATTATCGGATGTGCTTGATGGGTTCATCGACGCAACTCAATTGGCGTTAGAAATTAAATTAAAGGTGTTGCAGGTACTGccgatttttttcaaaaactaCTCTCAATACGTATTTGGTCCCTTGTGTGCTAAACTTCTGCGTTGTTGTTCAAACTTATTGCATTCACCCAATAAATCATCTATGGTAGTTGGAACCGCCAGTGCGACATTACAACAGCTGATAgatgaaatatttgagCGAGTATTGAGCGAAGACAGTGCGCTAGAGGAGGGAGACTACAGTGTATTGGTGGGGAATAACGAATCGATAAAAGTCAATGCCTATCGTTTCGATGCAAATCgtttattttcagatttaTGTTCATCATTTGATATTACAGATTCTCAAGAACACGGTATTGATgaatcatttttggatACCAAAAATCTGCCTGTGACATACGGTTTGGAAATTCTAGAGTCAATTCTACAAAACGGAAAAGGAATTTTCCTTAAATTTACAGATATGCAATTTCTCTTGCGGATCAAAACTGTACCTTTTTTATTACGTTGCATCTCTTCGGGCAAACACTTTTCAATAGTACTGCGAAGTTTTCGCTGCATAAACTTGCTAATGAATGAAGACTATCTTTTAGTATTGGAGCTAGAAATGGAAGTCATACTCTCCCTTTTAATACACGCCCTATCTATCGACTCGGATTCTTCTCTGTGGAAGAAGGCTTTATCATTAGAAATTTTTGCCAACGTTGCGCAAAATTTTAACTTGCTAGCAGAGGTATTTATGACATATGACAACTTTCCCGACAAGAAGCATGTCATAACCAACCTGCTGAATGAACTGCTTCGGTTGTTGTCCGATGAAGATGTGAAGAATTGCCTGTGTGAATCGGACGTGATAGAAAAACTGGATCAGCCCATTATTTCAGCCGAAGTTTTACCTTTGAAAATCCAGTATATTCACATGCTTGATAAAAGCAATGCACCATCAGTAAACATCATCTACATAATATGGTTAATTTTGACCATTCCAAATGAAATGTCGGACGGCTTGAGTGTCGCTACCCTCAAGTTTTCGCAATCTGCCGACGAGCTTTCCAGTGCTGATCATCTCGAAAGATTAACTATTGTCTATCAAGGTATTTTCAGTGGTTTGTTTGAGATCCATTGCAAGTTCTTATTCTCTACCAGTTTAGATACACCATTGTTTCACTCATTGATAAGGGCGTTTCAAAAGCTCGCTCATGCAGCGGGAATGCTGTCTCTATCAAAAGAGCTAAATCGATGCCTTGACCTTTTCTCGCAGGCAATTGTAACTAACGGTATAACGAACAACCCAATGCATCTAGAAACTTCTCAACAAAGCACTATATTCAACACCTTAAGTGGATCGTTAGTGGGACCGACCTCCTCTGATAAAGTTTCTTCTGAATTTCAATTCAGGCGCATCTTCCCTCCTCGAAATATAAACCAGCGGCAAGTTAGTCTCTTTCGGGCGTTAATATCATTATCTGTATCTCTGGGACCTGCCCTAGATTCAGAGAATTGGTCGTACATCTTAAAGACGTGGCAATGGATTTCCTATTACGTCTATGGACCTTCCGCCGATATAATGGAGGAGTTTTATGCGCAGGATGTCCCACCCTCTCCCTCGatgacaaaaaatgagatacTATCCGTGGAAAATAGCATCGTAAAGCTCTACGAAAGCACCACTTCATATGGAAGTACAGCATTTAAAGCCATTCTTGAACAACTGATATCGGAGTGTCAATGTTCCCTATTTCCAAGAGAAATGAATGACGATGTAGATGCCTCGTCTAACAAAACGACTGCTTGTAGACAGATCGAAGGCTGTGCTTGCAATCGATTATTTTACATTACGCAAATTGGAGAGTTAGCGATTTACAATTCGAGCCGATTCTTTACAgatcaaaagaacaaagaaaCTGCTCTGATGGCAGTAAATTATTTGATAGAGCTTGTTGCCAACAGAGATTTACCAAATTTGACAATAAGATTATATGCAGCAAAAACTTTCACTGATATTATAAGAAAAGTTTGCTTTGAAGTAGGGAGCATTGAAGATCAGGATCTCAGAGTCGCCAGATTTCACATTCTTGAGAGCGTCATACTGGATTCAATATTGAATTGCATCAATGCGCTCAAAGAATTAGATGTTACAAAAAATACCATCCACAACGGGGTATTGAAAGCAGAATCCGAAATTCTTCTGCAATTGCTATCGGCCTTGAAGGATATTCTCAATGAGTTTGGTGATATAATAAATACGTCATGGTCAGCTGTATTTATGATCGTCAATTCGCCATTTGAGTGGCTCAAAAAGGATTTAAACGACGTCTTAGTGGAGGACGAAAGTGATTCTTCGTTGGTAAATGGTATACTTCAAAAGTATAAGGAAATGATTCAGGTATCCTATGATGTCTTCAAGTTGATTTCTGATGACTTTTTGCAATCACTGCCAATTCAGATAATCAAAATCGTAATTGATACACTTCTCAATTTCGTGATGCAAGAACTGAATTTAAATATATCCTTTTCATCTATCAGTCAATTTTGGCTCGTCGGCGACTATTTAAGGCAGCGAAAGGATCAACCCctgatttcaaatgaagagaaagagTTTCTTCATGACATCGAGAGTGGAAGACTGGAAGAAATCATATCCTCACATGATGCGGGAGCATACAAGATGTATAATGGATTGTGGCTGTACCTCTTAAAGAAGCTAATCGAGTGCTCTGAGGATAAAAGAATCGAGGTAAAAAATGGTGCCGTTCAGACATTTTTTAGAATTGTTGATTCCCATGGTGCCTTCTTTCCGGATtggaatttgatttttctcgAAGTTATCAAGCCGTTGTTGACAAACAAATGGAGTGTGAGAGATCAAACCAGTGATGCGGAATTCTGGAACCATACTTTTGAAGGTTTGGTTGATCTTTACCCTTCCCATTTTACGgatttttcagaagatGGAGCCGGGACTGAACAGTGGAGGATGCTGTTAGATTTTATAGAAAGCTATGTGGGGTCTGGCTCAACCGATGTAGCATATGTTGCGATCGTCAATTACCACACGttattgaaatcaatgCTTGACATGGCATACCTGCCGAAAGAGGTTTTGGACAAGGTTATGGATATATGGAGCCGCTACAACATTGTTTATGGCGACCTCACCGATAATACATTTGCCAAGAGAAGTAACTATGATTGTGTCCAAGAGTTTATTGCAAGCTTCCCACACCTATATAAGCtaataatgaaatatgAGGGCGTAACAGTCGagtttcttgaaaagattttgagTCTTTTTAACTCTGCTGTCAGATATCCTCTGTTGCCCGAAAATATTAGAGACAAGATAAAACCATCTTCTCTCCAGCTAGCAGTTCTCACTGGCTTAAGTACATTTGCACAGTCAGAGAATGGTAATATTGAGGTGTTAATTCTTTTCCAGCTGAGCGCAATCATGGCGCTACCATTCGAGaccaaagaaaagattgaGAAAAAGCTGCTTCCAAAACTACCTGTGTCATCGAGATCGCGGATCCCTTCATTTGAGGCAGTAAGCTTCAGCGCTTTtaaacttttgaaagagagGCTTGAAGCGGAGAGAAACTGGGCATTTTTGACTGAAAGAGCCTCTATCAAGATAATGAATAACCTCAGCAATGTAATAAGTCGCaaaccattttttgaagtggTGAAAGATTCCGAGGAGCCAATATGGATAATGGTATCAAGGTGCTTCAGGGATATTTCGCTGAAGATGTTTAGCGTAAGTTCTACTTTAAGAGCAATAGATCAATCAAGGAGGGACTTCTGTGATATATTTGTGGGTGTAGCGGCCTCAATACTGAAGAGAATAGATGCGATTGCCGATAAAAAAACAGGAAGCCTTGATGCAATAGAATATGCACATTACAGAGAAATTCTgctgaagaaagagatCATTCAATATCTGGATAAAACTCAGATAGACAATTTCCTAACAGCTATTTGGGAATGTTCCTTTTTGTACGAGTTTAGTGAAGTCGAGAATGAGATACTCGACCTAAGTGAGTCACTTTCCTCACTAGCCTCCAAATTATCACAATTTGAGTTTGCAGACGTTGCTGGTTCAACTACCGAGACACCTATATTGAGCAAATATCAATGCTCTATCGCTTGTCTAAAGGATCTTATATCATTTGCCATTATTCCTGGTTCCGAGTATGAAGAAATACGTCGCTCATGCTCACCATACTTGGTATGCAGGCTTGCATTCGCATTGAGAAGATACATATCCAATGAATCACTAGTAAGACGGGCTCCAATTCCAAAAGTTCGCAAAATCGAGCTCGAAATACTATTGGTGGGTCTTCATGACATTCTTGAACCAACAAATGAGAATACGAAATCAACAGATGAAGCAATTTTAACGGCTCTAAAAGTGTTGCACCCGTTAATACTGAGAACAATTCCTCTGTCACATAAATTAGATGTACTGCAAAAGGATGTACTTGAACTGTCGCTAGGCTTTACAAGACTTATATCTAAGAGTGATATATAG